GGCAGGAGCAGCAGCGGGTCCAGTTCGCGTTGAAACGCCGGCGCGATCGGCGGGCTCGGCGTCATCGCTCGATCGCCTTCCAGTCGGCGGCCGGGGTGGGCGCGAGGCGCAGGCAGGTCACGCACGGCATCCCGACCGGACGTTCCAACAACTCAAGCTCGCCGCGGCCGAACGTCGCGCCGCAATACGCGGTCAGCCGTTCAGGCGCCAGGCCCTCTGCTGGGAGCGGGAAGACATGGACGACGCGGCGGGATTCCCCAACTGTGCCGCGCAGCGGGCGCGCGATGAAGACAGTCATCGGGTCAACGGCCGGGGATGGCGGTCAGCGGGAACGGGCGCGGTCGGAGCGCTACCCGTTCCCGCTGACGTGCTGGTCCGGCCGCCCTGCTCGGGTATGGGCCGCACGCGTTGAGGCGGGCGCGGCGGCAGGGCGGCCGGAGTCTGGAGGCGTCCGAAGACGCGGCGCCAGCGCGACGGTTTGCGGTGGGACGCGGGCTTGGTCGTCGGCGTGGCCGTGCAGTGCCAGACCAGCGACTTGCAGGTAGTGCACGGCCGCCCGGGCGGCGTCAGGCACGAGTGGAATAGCACATCTCGGCCGCATAACGTCCAGTAGCGGCCTTCCTGGCGCGCGATGCCATCGGCCAGAGCGTCGTCGGTGACGGCGTGGTCCAGGTTGTCGATCACGCAGTGGTGCCAGGTCATGTACAAGCGCGAGCTAGGTTCACCGCTGGTCACATTCGCCCCTGTCGTCTTCTGATCTGTTGAAATCATCCAAGTTGCAAAGGCCGCCATAGCCCAGAGCGGAATCGTTGATGTTTCGTGGCGGAGACGTGGCACTCATGGCTTACACCTGGCAAGACGGCTGCTACGCTGTGATCGACATCAACCGGGGCGAGGTGGTCGAGTGGGCAGCGATCGGCGGCGCGAGGAGCTTGTTTCAGCGCGCAAGGCGGCCGGGCTGACTCAAGAGAACCTTGCCGAGGTGATGTCCGTTGACCGGTCGACGGTCATCCGGTGGGAGGCTGGCGATCACGCGCCGCTGCCGTACCAGTGGCCGAAGCTGGCCAAGGCTCTTGGCCGCACCGCTGACGAGCTGCGTGGGCTGATCGGCCTGCGCCTGCTCGCGGATACACCGGAGCTTGATTCGTCGCTTGAGCCCGCGTTCGGTTGGCTGGATCGGCGCGCCGGATGGTCTGCCGGGACTGCGCGCGCACGCGTGGCGAGCGCAGAGCCGGCGAGGCCGCAATCCGAGACGTCGGCCGGTCGGAGTCGTGTTGCAGCCGTTTTGGCGGAGTACTACAACGAACCGGTTCCCGGGCATTCGGCGTACGCCGCGCGCTGTGGACAGGTTGAGGTCGCGACCAGCATTCTGACGCAGCCGGGTTGGCTGGACCTTGCGTGCCCGCTGACCGCCAAGAACGACCGGCTTGTGTTGTCCGCCAGCGATGAAGCGGCGCGTGAGCTGGTCGACGAATGCGCTGCCGTTCGGCGACTGGCCGCAGCCGCGGCCGAAGACGTGCGTATCGCGGACGTACCGCTGTACCGACTCACGGACGTGCAGATCCGGCCGGATGGGATCGCCGGCCGCGTCCAGCTGGTGCCGTTCGTCGAATACGCCCTGAGCATGGATCTCCTCGAACGGGAGCTACGCGAAAGTCGGGCGGTGCAGCCAGGCCGGATGCCGCTACGAGATCGGTACCTGCCGGATCTTCACTCCGTGCTCGACCTTGCGGGCCGGCTTTGCGCTGGTGGCGTGCTCGCATTGACGGCGATCGCGCGGCCCGCCGATCCCTTCCGCGGCGAAGCGGACTACCTCATGCTGGTACAGGAGCGTTCGCAGCACGTCGTGAATGCGACGCGCCGGCTGGCCGTCATCCCTAAGAGCTTTCACGGGCCGCTCGCCAATCAACGCGCCGACGCGCGCATCGGTGCCACATTGCGCCGTGAGCTGGAAGAAGAACTGTTCGGCAGGGGAGACGTCGATCGGACGACCGGTGTCCAGCGGGCCGCCGATCCCATGCACCCGGCCCGGCTATCGGGGCCGATGCGATGGTTGACCGAACAGCCCGGCCGGTTGCGGATGGAGTGCACCGGGTTTGGGCTCAACCTCGTCAGCGGGAACTACGAGTTCGCCAGCTTGGTCGTGATCGACGACGAAGAGTTCTGGCCGCGATTCGGCGGCGACGTCGAAGCGAACTGGGAGGCCGCCGGGCTGCGGCAGTACTCGACTCTCGACGGCGACCTGATCACCGAACTGATCAGTGACGAGACCTGGAGCAATGAAGGATTGTTTGCGTTTCTTCAGGGGCTGCGTCGGCTCGCAGAGATCGGCGGTGAACGGGTGCGGATTCCCGCCGTCGAATTAGGTAGCTGACGGCCAACGGACGGTCAAGACGACGGAATCCGCCAACGCTTCCCAGGAATGGTCGATGCTCGGGCCCCACATGAGGTAGTCGCCCGGCCGATTCATTACTTTGCTGCCGCCGGTGACTTCAACTCGAAACTCACCTGAGACGAGCATCACGAGCGTGGTTCGCTGGTCGTCGGAGGTCCACTCGGGACGTTTGTCGCCCGCGGGATGGTTCGCCCACTT
This sequence is a window from Amycolatopsis benzoatilytica AK 16/65. Protein-coding genes within it:
- a CDS encoding helix-turn-helix domain-containing protein, which gives rise to MGSDRRREELVSARKAAGLTQENLAEVMSVDRSTVIRWEAGDHAPLPYQWPKLAKALGRTADELRGLIGLRLLADTPELDSSLEPAFGWLDRRAGWSAGTARARVASAEPARPQSETSAGRSRVAAVLAEYYNEPVPGHSAYAARCGQVEVATSILTQPGWLDLACPLTAKNDRLVLSASDEAARELVDECAAVRRLAAAAAEDVRIADVPLYRLTDVQIRPDGIAGRVQLVPFVEYALSMDLLERELRESRAVQPGRMPLRDRYLPDLHSVLDLAGRLCAGGVLALTAIARPADPFRGEADYLMLVQERSQHVVNATRRLAVIPKSFHGPLANQRADARIGATLRRELEEELFGRGDVDRTTGVQRAADPMHPARLSGPMRWLTEQPGRLRMECTGFGLNLVSGNYEFASLVVIDDEEFWPRFGGDVEANWEAAGLRQYSTLDGDLITELISDETWSNEGLFAFLQGLRRLAEIGGERVRIPAVELGS